In one Sphingobium sp. MI1205 genomic region, the following are encoded:
- a CDS encoding SPOR domain-containing protein yields the protein MHMKQIWGILAAATIVSLAPPAFADVKTGVDAWQQGDYDKAVGVWLPLAQAGDPDAQFNMGQAYKLGRGVKADMAVALDWYRKARAQGHIRAEDNLGLLMFQQGDRAGALPYLQRSAIRGEPRAQYIVGTALFNGDLAPKDWPRAYALMNRASAAGLTQATASLKQMDRYIPAEQRERGLAMARDMGSTEVTALADANGRTSTTPVVREGPPPLATATLPPAPDAEKPASSKTSGKAAAAKTAINKAEQPKVAADGGWRVQLGAFSEEGRARALWNSLRSKVSGLSSYQLYLVKGGAVTRLQAGPLANSADAARLCGAIKAAGADCMPRKM from the coding sequence ATGCATATGAAGCAGATCTGGGGCATCTTGGCCGCAGCAACGATAGTAAGCCTGGCGCCACCAGCCTTCGCCGACGTGAAGACCGGCGTCGATGCCTGGCAGCAGGGGGATTATGACAAGGCTGTCGGCGTATGGCTGCCGCTTGCTCAGGCGGGTGATCCCGACGCCCAGTTCAATATGGGTCAGGCATACAAGCTGGGGCGCGGCGTGAAGGCCGACATGGCCGTCGCCCTCGACTGGTATCGCAAGGCGAGGGCACAAGGGCACATCCGGGCAGAGGACAATCTTGGCCTGCTGATGTTCCAGCAAGGCGACCGGGCAGGCGCCCTGCCCTATCTACAGCGGTCGGCGATAAGGGGTGAGCCGCGCGCGCAATATATCGTTGGTACGGCGCTTTTTAACGGTGACCTTGCGCCGAAAGACTGGCCCCGCGCCTATGCGCTGATGAACCGCGCATCCGCTGCGGGACTGACGCAGGCGACGGCAAGCCTGAAGCAGATGGACAGATATATCCCGGCGGAGCAGCGCGAGCGGGGCCTCGCGATGGCGCGGGATATGGGATCAACAGAAGTGACGGCGCTGGCAGATGCCAACGGTCGAACATCGACTACGCCCGTGGTGCGCGAAGGTCCGCCGCCGCTCGCGACCGCAACCTTGCCGCCCGCTCCCGATGCAGAGAAGCCTGCTTCGTCAAAGACTTCTGGCAAAGCCGCTGCCGCAAAAACGGCGATCAACAAGGCGGAACAGCCCAAGGTAGCCGCTGATGGCGGGTGGCGGGTTCAACTGGGTGCCTTCAGCGAAGAGGGACGCGCGCGCGCGCTCTGGAACAGCCTGCGCAGCAAGGTTTCCGGTCTTTCAAGCTACCAGCTTTATCTTGTGAAGGGCGGCGCGGTGACCAGACTGCAGGCAGGCCCTCTAGCCAACAGCGCCGACGCTGCGCGGCTGTGCGGCGCGATCAAGGCTGCCGGTGCCGATTGCATGCCCCGCAAAATGTGA
- a CDS encoding 2-oxoadipate dioxygenase/decarboxylase family protein has product MAVGSEQGHVAALVEAALGQRAAQQALTALTIAPSLLAEGGSNVSRAALAMAMNIVLFHGLLERVPSGAAYVTDTVARGGKVMFDHGALRTVRMPQGPTGALPPGEDAFTRIFLPLGYQLAGVYPLDRLKMTGRAYVHADAPEDIPQFFLSELHIDRFDPAFGEVAARVFGTSRDPLDSQRHGALDSYARGEPVSFDRAVEALPILISAFDRQHDPVSLDDYEQLLARSHEAAWIATEGNAFNHATDRVRNVAALADRLRQEDWPIKDKIEISRNGRVRQTALRADPVERLFAGKELRQVPGSFYEFISRDVDPATGRLDLSFDASNATGIFAMTSVKS; this is encoded by the coding sequence ATGGCCGTGGGAAGTGAGCAGGGACATGTCGCAGCGTTGGTAGAGGCCGCGCTGGGACAAAGGGCTGCGCAACAGGCGCTGACGGCGCTGACCATCGCACCCTCCTTGCTGGCTGAGGGCGGTTCCAACGTATCGCGAGCCGCGCTTGCGATGGCGATGAATATAGTCCTGTTTCACGGACTTCTGGAACGCGTGCCGAGCGGGGCGGCCTATGTGACCGACACCGTGGCGCGAGGCGGCAAGGTGATGTTCGACCATGGCGCGTTGCGAACCGTGCGCATGCCGCAGGGACCGACCGGCGCCCTCCCTCCGGGCGAAGACGCCTTCACCCGCATCTTCCTGCCTTTGGGCTATCAGTTGGCGGGCGTCTATCCATTGGACCGTTTGAAAATGACTGGACGGGCCTATGTGCATGCCGACGCGCCGGAGGATATTCCGCAATTCTTCCTGTCCGAATTGCACATCGACCGCTTCGATCCCGCCTTCGGCGAAGTCGCGGCGCGCGTGTTCGGGACGTCGCGCGATCCGCTGGATTCGCAGAGGCACGGAGCACTCGACAGCTACGCCCGCGGGGAACCGGTCAGCTTTGATCGCGCCGTCGAAGCTCTCCCCATTCTGATTTCAGCCTTCGATCGCCAACACGACCCAGTCTCACTGGACGACTACGAGCAGTTGCTGGCGAGATCCCATGAGGCAGCCTGGATCGCGACTGAGGGCAACGCTTTTAATCACGCCACCGACCGTGTGCGGAACGTCGCCGCGCTGGCCGATCGGTTGAGGCAAGAGGATTGGCCGATCAAGGACAAGATCGAAATATCCCGCAATGGCCGCGTGCGCCAAACGGCTCTGCGCGCAGACCCCGTCGAACGGCTCTTCGCCGGGAAAGAACTGCGCCAGGTGCCGGGATCATTTTACGAATTTATCAGCCGCGACGTCGATCCAGCGACTGGTCGATTGGACCTTTCGTTCGACGCGAGCAATGCGACCGGCATTTTTGCCATGACCAGCGTGAAGTCATGA
- a CDS encoding ParA family protein: protein MRILALASQKGGSGKTTLSGHLAVQAQRAGAGPVVLIDIDPQGSLSDWWNEREAEFPAFAQTTVARLAADLEILRQQGFKLAVIDTPPAITMAIQSVISVAELIVVPTRPSPHDLRAVGATVDLCDRAGKPLIFVVNAATPKARITSEAAVALSQHGTVAPVTLHHRTDFAASMIDGRTVMEVDPNGRSAGEVTQLWSYVSDRLEKNFRRTVFSVPNGSAGTPGAVRPATGGFGRRVVGQ from the coding sequence GTGCGCATACTCGCATTGGCATCGCAAAAAGGTGGGTCCGGCAAGACCACCCTGTCTGGTCACCTGGCCGTCCAGGCGCAGAGGGCCGGGGCCGGCCCGGTGGTTCTGATCGACATCGATCCGCAGGGGTCGCTCTCCGACTGGTGGAACGAGCGCGAGGCGGAATTTCCGGCCTTTGCCCAGACGACAGTTGCGCGTCTGGCCGCCGATCTGGAAATTCTTCGTCAGCAGGGCTTCAAGCTTGCGGTCATCGATACGCCGCCCGCAATCACCATGGCAATCCAGAGCGTAATTTCGGTCGCTGAACTGATCGTCGTACCCACGCGTCCCAGCCCTCATGATCTTCGCGCCGTTGGCGCTACGGTTGATCTTTGCGACCGGGCGGGCAAGCCGTTGATCTTCGTCGTCAACGCGGCGACCCCCAAGGCGCGGATCACGTCCGAAGCAGCTGTTGCACTTTCCCAGCATGGTACGGTCGCGCCGGTGACGCTCCACCATCGCACCGACTTTGCAGCATCGATGATCGACGGGCGTACGGTGATGGAGGTCGATCCCAATGGCCGCTCGGCCGGCGAAGTGACTCAGCTCTGGAGCTACGTGTCCGACCGCCTTGAAAAGAATTTCCGGCGCACGGTCTTTTCCGTGCCCAACGGTTCGGCGGGTACGCCCGGTGCCGTGCGTCCAGCGACCGGTGGCTTCGGCCGCCGGGTCGTCGGCCAGTAA